Proteins from one Gasterosteus aculeatus chromosome 11, fGasAcu3.hap1.1, whole genome shotgun sequence genomic window:
- the cacna1aa gene encoding voltage-dependent P/Q-type calcium channel subunit alpha-1A isoform X2: MARFENEVQSRYGGGPGPGGPGGRGGSRQGGPHGHGHGHGPPGGPGTQRMYKQSMAQRARTMALYNPIPVRQNCFTVNRSLFIFSEDNFVRKYAKKITEWPPFEWMILATIIANCIVLALEQHLPDGDKTPLSERLDDTEPYFIGIFCFESGIKILALGFAFHKNSYLRNGWNVMDFVVVLTGILSTVGSDFDLRTLRAVRVLRPLKLVSGIPSLQVVLKSIMKAMIPLLQIGLLLFFAILMFAIIGLEFYMGKFHTTCFDNHTGEIREEFPCGTEPPSRLCPEGTMCRQYWLGPNYGITQFDNILFAILTVFQCITMEGWTDLLYYSNDASGSAWNWMYFIPLIIIGSFFMLNLVLGVLSGEFAKERERVENRSEFMKLRRQQQIERELNGYLEWICKAEEVILADDDNENEYDGSRRRATKNHKSKAELLNPEEGEGDLAVGSPFARASLKSSKLEGSDFKRRERRLRFLIRHVVKSQPFYWTVLCLVGLNTLCVAVVHYDQPDPLSDFLYFAELIFLGIFLTEMMVKMYGLGKQAYLTSSFNCFDCIVICGSIFEVLWSIIQPGTSFGISVLRALRLLRIFKVTKYWASLRNLVVSLLNSMKSIISLLFLLFLFIVVFALLGMQLFGGQFNFETGTPSTNFDTFPAAIMTVFQILTGEDWNVVMYDGIKSQGGVNKGMAFSVFFIVLTLFGNYTLLNVFLAIAVDNLANAQELTKDEQEEEEAASQKIALQKAKEVAEVSPLSAANLSIAANKVHSECHNATDPFLDCKEQQKNNKGINKSVWEQRTKELRRQTIVSSREALYNELDPDERWKARTGREEQNNVNHSRNTRPDMKTHLDRPLVVDPLENRNNNTNKTTANNSDLCFSQHHPADELHRQTRLHEQSGGPVGGGGGGGSAAVRPPLDRGESTESRRSRKGEHHHHGSHVRLDATVIPGPGSEERPSRRHHHTRSGSRGGGQSEHRKPRSHRKGAEDGVDGEGRAGKTGRHRNKGVDGGGEGGEQEGAGDGSERRPRRNRHGNQADGEGKRMCQHRRKECSVPNLSTTRPIQKSLSRQDSQYSEDMDNLMNTKLVSGSTPPGDGHPNPVANRIVAPGFGSALHLANSSAHGSLVTLDSYGSIAHHRTNSVLRLPHPDYTALDMPIFPSTNAILQVNKNANTEPLPAKEDKDDDDDEKGGEGGRKPMPPFSSMFILSTTNPFRRACHYICTLRYFEMCILLVIAMSSIALAAEDPVWPESPRNNVLRYFDYVFTGVFTFEMLIKMVDLGLVLHQGSYFRDLWNILDFIVVSGALVAFAFTGSSKGKDISTIKSLRVLRVLRPLKTIKRLPKLKAVFDCVVNSLKNVLNILIVYLLFMFIFAVVAVQLFKGRFFYCTDESKELERDCRGEYLVFERDNEVKAQKREWKKYDFHYDNVAWALLTLFTVSTGEGWPQVLKHSVDATYENQGPSPGYRMEMSIFYVVYFVVFPFFFVNIFVALIIITFQEQGDKMMEDYSLEKNERACIDFAINARPLTRHMPQNKLSFQYRMWEFVVSPPFEYTIMAMIALNTIVLMMKYDGASETYEAVLANLNIVFTSLFSMECVLKIIAFGVLNYFKDAWNIFDCVTVLGSITDILVTELGNNFINLSFLRLFRAARLIKLLRQGETIRILLWTFVQSFKALPYVCLLIAMLFFIYAIIGMQLFGNIAIEEDGESAINQHNNFRTFVMALMLLFRSATGESWHEIMLSCLGSKGCDPLSGNNEPECGSQFAYLYFVSFIFFCSFLMLNLFVAVIMDNFEYLTRDSSILGPHHLDEYVRIWAEYDPAACGRISCREMYDMLRHMCPPLGLGKRCPARVAYKRLLRMDLPVADDNSVHFNSTLMALIRTALDIKIAKGAEGGIDKHQMDAELRKEMMAIWPNLSQKTLDLLVTPHKSATDLTVGKIYAAMMIMEYYRQSKIKRSQALRDEQNRTPLLFQRVEPPSPTQDGGPGLNNALPPPETTETVNSLPVEGGVPESQSWVTARAQEMSQKAGSWTPEGHPEDGLGRMSNSQTVEMREMGQDGYSDTEHFPPMEGHGRAASMPRLPGNNQQRRKGRQRGSNLSTINDSSSMKRSASSLGHSRCGRGQRDRGGADDYSMECVPEEGRTSRHGHRRKDRGHRASERSLCRYTEGDTGLGTDLSTTTQSGDLTSKDKDRDRDRGRSKDRKHHHHHHHHHGSVDKERYVAERGADYGHRNSRDREHERDHDREHDREHDRDHDRDHDRDHDRDHDRDHERDHERDHERDHDRERERDRRWSRSPSEGRECMTHRQGSSSVSGSPVPSTSGTSTPRRGRRQLPQTPATPRPHVTYSPVVRKAMPAPPGGAQGRPPAPAPRRFSPEPPQGQGPPPAGPPMAHHGASRQGHHPPARWGDSGGGGGSIEGDGCFYDQDYQDYEPHHEPPAYEQNPSQGGNPHPHSLANHPLPPPPQPQPHNPHPLPPPQPHPVNNPHPHPHPHPHPHPQPHPQPSRVSARTAGQAPPPTTALTGPGPGQMQPAAQRRLPNGYRSSSPSTHPHGPPHTGPHKVPPPAGHPRGPRKGLHEPYSETEDDDWC, from the exons CTCCATTTGAGTGGATGATTCTCGCCACCATCATTGCCAACTGCATCGTCTTGGCTCTGGAACAACATTTGCCTGATGGGGACAAGACGCCGCTGTCTGAGCGCCTG gaTGACACAGAGCCGTACTTCATCGGGATCTTCTGTTTTGAGTCAGGAATAAAGATTCTGGCACTAGGTTTCGCCTTCCACAAGAACTCCTACCTGAGGAATGGATGGAACGTCATGGACTTCGTGGTGGTGCTCACAGG GATCCTGTCCACCGTGGGATCAGATTTCGACTTGCGGACCCTCAGGGCTGTGCGAGTGTTGAGGCCCCTCAAACTGGTGTCCGGCATTCCCA gcTTACAGGTGGTGCTGAAATCCATCATGAAGGCCATGATTCCTCTGCTGCAAATCGGcctgcttcttttctttgccaTCCTCATGTTTGCCATCATCGGCCTGGAGTTCTACATGGGGAAATTCCACACCACCTGCTTTGACAATCACACAG GGGAGATCCGAGAAGAGTTCCCATGCGGGACCGAGCCCCCGTCGCGGCTGTGTCCGGAGGGCACGATGTGTAGACAGTACTGGCTGGGACCCAACTACGGCATCACACAGTTTGACAACATCCTGTTTGCCATCCTCACCGTCTTCCAGTGTATCACCATGGAGGGCTGGACTGACCTGCTCTACTAC AGCAACGACGCCTCAGGGAGTGCATGGAACTGGATGTACTTCATCCCTCTCATCATCATTGGCTCCTTCTTCATGCTCAACCTGGTGCTGGGTGTACTGTCagg GGAGTTTGCCAAAGAGAGGGAGCGTGTGGAGAACAGAAGTGAGTTCATGAAGCTCAGAAGACAGCAGCAGATCGAGAGGGAACTCAACGGTTATCTGGAGTGGATCTGCAAAGCTG AAGAGGTCATCTTGGCGGATGATGACAATGAAAACGAATACGATG GCTCCCGTAGAAGAGCCACAAAGAACCATAAGAGCAAAGCTGAGCTACTGAACccggaggaaggagagggagacctGGCAGTCG GGTCACCCTTTGCCCGCGCCAGCTTGAAAAGCTCCAAGCTGGAGGGATCAGATTTCAAGCGGCGGGAGCGGCGGCTACGCTTCCTTATCCGCCACGTGGTTAAGTCCCAGCCCTTCTACTGGACCGTGCTGTGCTTGGTGGGCCTGAACACTCTGTGTGTGGCTGTAGTGCACTACGACCAGCCAGATCCACTGTCAGATTTTCTAT ATTTTGCTGAATTAATCTTCCTGGGGATATTTTTGAcggagatgatggtgaagatGTACGGCCTGGGGAAACAGGCCtacctcacctcctccttcaaCTGCTTCGACTGCATT GTGATATGTGGTAGTATTTTTGAAGTGCTGTGGTCCATCATCCAGCCGGGCACGTCGTTCGGCATCAGTGTCCTACGAGCTCTCAGGTTATTGAGGATTTTCAAAGTCACAAA GTACTGGGCGTCTTTGCGTAACCTCGTCGTCTCTCTGCTCAACTCCATGAAGTCCATCATCAGCTTGCTgttcctgctcttcctcttcatagTTGTCTTTGCTCTCCTGGGCATGCAGCTCTTCGGAGGACA GTTTAATTTTGAAACTGGCACTCCTTCAACCAACTTCGATACTTTCCCCGCAGCAATAATGACAGTGTTCCAG atccTGACTGGCGAGGACTGGAACGTGGTGATGTACGATGGCATCAAGTCTCAGGGCGGAGTCAACAAGGGAATGGCCTTCAGTGTCTTCTTCATTGTCCTCACACTTTTTGGCAACT ACACTCTGCTGAATGTGTTCTTGGCCATCGCTGTGGATAATTTAGCCAACGCACAGGAACTGACCAAG GAtgaacaggaggaagaggaggctgccAGTCAGAAGATCGCCCTGCAGAAAGCCAAGGAGGTGGCCGAAGTCAGCCCGCTGTCTGCCGCCAACCTTTCCATTGCTGC CAACAAAGTGCACAGTGAGTGTCACAACGCTACCGACCCCTTTCTGGActg CAAGGagcagcagaaaaacaacaagggGATCAACAAGTCAGTGTGGGAACAACGCACCAAGGAGCTGAGGAGGCAGACGATAGTGTCTAGCCGCGAGGCCCTCTATAACGAGCTGGACCCCGACGAGCGTTGGAAGGCAAggacggggagggaggagcAAAACAAT GTGAACCACTCTCGTAACACGCGTCCAGACATGAAGACCCACCTCGATCGACCTCTGGTGGTTGACCCTCTTGAGAAccgcaacaacaacaccaacaagaCCACCGCAAACAATTCCGACCTGTGCTTCAGCCAGCACCATCCTGCCGATGAGCTCCACAGGCAAACCCGCCTACACGAACAGAGCGGCGGCCCAGTAGGAGGTGGTGGCGGGGGAGGCTCGGCCGCGGTCAGGCCTCCCTTGGATCGGGGCGAATCCACCGAGAGTAGGCGGAGCCGTAAAGGCGAGCACCACCACCACGGCTCCCACGTCCGATTGGATGCCACGGTGATTCCCGGGCCGGGCTCGGAGGAGAGACCTTCCAGGCGGCATCACCACACCCGCAGTGGCAGTCGAGGGGGCGGGCAGTCTGAACACCGGAAGCCCAGGTCACATCGCAAAGGGGCCGAGGACGGTGTGGATGGCGAGGGACGAGCCGGGAAAACGGGGAGGCACAGGAACAAAGGCGTTGACGgaggcggggaaggaggagagcaggagggggcTGGGGATGGCAGTGAGAGGAGGCCAAGAAGGAATCGCCATGGAAACCAAGCTGACGGCGAGGGGAAAAGGATGTGCCAGCACAGAAGGAA GGAATGCAGTGTCCCTAACCTCTCTACCACACGGCCCATTCAAAAAAGCCTCTCCAGGCAGGACAGCCAGTACAGTGAGGATATGGACAACCTCATGAATACCAAACTGGTCTCTGGCTCCACCCCACCCGGCGATGGCCACCCCAATCCAGTGGCGAACCGCATCGTGGCCCCGGGCTTCGGGTCTGCCCTCCATCTCGCTAACAGCAGCGCTCATGGCAGTTTGGTCACGTTGGATAGCTACGGGAGCATCGCCCATCACCGTACCAACAGCGTCCTCAGGCTGCCCCACCCTGACTACACGGCTTTAGACATGCCGATTTTTCCTTCCACCAACGCCATACTGCAGG TTAATAAGAACGCTAACACAGAGCCGCTGCCAGCAAAGGAGGATAaggacgacgatgatgatgagaagGGGGGCGAAGGCGGACGCAAGCCAATGCCTCCCTTCAGCTCCATGttcatcctctccaccaccAACCC GTTTCGGAGGGCGTGTCACTACATCTGCACCCTGCGATATTTTGAGATGTGTATCCTGCTGGTCATCGCCATGAGCAGTATCGCCCTGGCAGCTGAAGACCCTGTGTGGCCCGAATCCCCTCGCAACAAC GTTCTGCGTTATTTTGACTATGTCTTCACTGGAGTGTTCACGTTTGAGATGCTGATAAAG ATGGTGGATCTGGGGCTCGTCTTGCACCAGGGCTCTTACTTCCGGGACTTGTGGAACATCCTTGACTTTATAGTGGTTAGTGGTGCTCTGGTGGCCTTCGCCTTCAC GGGTAGCAGTAAAGGAAAAGACATCAGCACTATCAAGTCTCTGAGGGTACTGAGAGTGTTGCGACCTCTGAAGACCATTAAACGTCTTCCTAAACTCAAG GCTGTGTTTGACTGCGTGGTGAACTCTCTGAAGAATGTGCTCAACATCCTGATAGTCTACTTACTCTTCATGTTCATCTTTGCTGTGGTGGCTGTGCAGCTTTTCAAGGGACGCTTCTTTTACTGCACCGATGAATCCAAAGAATTGGAGCGCGATTGCAG AGGCGAATATCTGGTTTTTGAACGTGATAACGAAGTGAAGGCGCAGAAGCGGGAGTGGAAGAAGTACGATTTCCACTACGACAACGTGGCTTGGgccctcctcaccctcttcaCCGTTTCGACCGGAGAGGGGTGGCCGCA GGTACTGAAGCATTCAGTGGATGCGACTTATGAGAACCAGGGCCCGAGCCCGGGGTACCGGATGGAAATGTCCATCTTTTACGTGGTGTACTTCGTGgtcttccccttcttcttcgTCAACATCTTCGTggctctcatcatcatcaccttccAAGAGCAAGGAGACAAGATGATGGAGGACTACAGCCTAGAAAAGAACGAG AGAGCCTGTATAGACTTTGCCATTAACGCCAGACCTCTGACCCGCCACATGCCTCAGAACAAGCTGAGCTTTCAATACCGAATGTGGGAGTTTGTGGTTTCGCCGCCATTTGAGTATACTATCATGGCGATGATCGCGCTCAACACGATCGTGCTGATGATGAAG tacGACGGAGCTTCTGAAACCTATGAAGCTGTTTTAGCCAACCTGAACATCGTGTTTACCTCCCTCTTCTCCATGGAGTGTGTACTCAAGATCATTGCCTTTGGAGTGCTG AATTATTTCAAAGATGCCTGGAATATTTTTGACTGTGTGACAGTTCTGGGCAGTATTACTGACATCCTGGTCACAGAGCTCGGG AATAATTTCATCAACCTAAGTTTCCTGAGGCTGTTCAGGGCAGCTCGTCTCATCAAGCTGCTGAGGCAGGGAGAAACCATCCGTATCTTGCTCTGGACCTTCGTACAGTCCTTCAAG GCGCTGCCTTATGTCTGCCTCCTCATCGCCATGCTGTTCTTCATTTACGCCATCATTGGCATGCAG CTGTTTGGGAATATCGCTAttgaagaagatggagagagcgcCATCAACCAGCACAACAACTTCAGGACCTTCGTAATGGCTCTCATGCTGCTCTTCag GAGTGCAACGGGAGAGTCGTGGCACGAGATAATGCTTTCGTGTCTGGGGAGCAAAGGGTGTGACCCTCTGTCGGGGAATAACGAGCCAGAGTGTGGGAGCCAGTTTGCCTACCTCTACTTTGTCTCCTTTAtcttcttctgctcttttttG ATGCTGAACCTGTTTGTAGCCGTCATCATGGATAACTTTGAGTACCTAACCAGAGATTCTTCCATACTGGGACCTCACCACCTGGATGAGTATGTCAGGATATGGGCCGAGTATGATCCTGCTGCCTG TGGCAGGATCAGTTGCAGGGAAATGTATGACATGCTGAGGCACATGTGTCCTCCACTAGGCCTCGGGAAGAGGTGTCCAGCACGGGTGGCCTACAAG AGACTGCTTCGGATGGATCTGCCTGTGGCCGACGACAACTCGGTCCACTTCAACTCCACCCTCATGGCCTTGATCCGCACGGCACTGGACATCAAGATCGCCAAGGGCGCGGAAG GTGGCATTGACAAGCACCAGATGGACGCAGAGCTGAGGAAAGAGATGATGGCAATCTGGCCCAACCTCTCCCAGAAGACTCTGGATTTGCTGGTTACACCACACAAGT CAGCCACAGACTTGACAGTGGGGAAAATCTACGCAGCTATGATGATCATGGAGTACTACCGCCAGAGCAAGATCAAGCGCTCGCAGGCCCTTCGTGATGAGCAG AATCGAACGCCATTACTGTTTCAGCGCGTGGAGCCTCCTTCCCCCACCCAGGATGGGGGCCCGGGACTTAACAACGCCCTCCCTCCGCCCGAGACCACCGAGACCGTCAACAGCCT gccggtggaggggggggtcccgGAGAGCCAATCATGGGTCACGGCTCGTGCTCAGGAGATGTCCCAGAAGGCTGGCAGCTGGACCCCCGAGGGACACCCTGAGGATGGCCTGGGACGCATGAGCAACTCTCAG ACGGTAGAGATGAGAGAGATGGGGCAAGATGGTTACTCGGATACTGAGCACTTTCCACCAATGGAAGGCCATGGCAGGGCCGCTTCCATGCCCCGCCTCCCAGGCAACAATCAA CAGCGGAGGAAAGGGAGACAACGTGGCAGTAACCTCAGT accATCAATGACAGCAGTTCCATGAAGCGCTCGGCCTCGTCGCTGGGCCACAGCAGGTGTGGGCGgggccagagagacagaggaggtgcAGACGACTACAGCATGGAGTGTGTACCCGAGGAGGGGAGGACTTCCAGACATGGACACCGCCGAAAAGACCGGGGCCATCGTGCATCTGAGAGGTCCCTCTGTCGCTACACGGAGGGTGACACAG GCCTGGGCACAGACCTGAGCACGACCACCCAGTCAGGGGACCTCACGTCCAAGGACAAGGATCGCGACCGAGACCGCGGCCGGTCCAAAGACCGaaagcaccaccaccaccatcaccaccaccacggcTCAGTGGACAAGGAGCGCTATGTAGCAGAGCGAGGGGCCGACTACGGACACAGGAACTCCCGCGACAGAGAGCACGAGAGGGACCACGACAGGGAGCACGACAGGGAGCACGACAGGGACCACGACAGGGACCACGACAGGGACCACGACAGAGACCACGACAGGGACCACGAGAGGGACCACGAGAGGGACCACGAGAGGGACCACGACAGGGAGAGGGAAAGGGACCGCCGCTGGTCAAGATCGCCCAGCGAGGGTCGCGAGTGCATGACGCACAGACAG GGCAGTAGTTCGGTCAGCGGAAGTCCCGTCCCCTCGACCTCGGGGACCAGTACGCCCCGACGAGGCCGTCGACAGTTGCCTCAGACCCCCGCAACACCTCGGCCGCACGTCACCTACTCCCCCGTGGTCCGCAAGGCCATGCCCGCACCGCCTGGGGGGGCGCAGGGGCGACCCCCGGCCCCGGCCCCCCGCCGCTTTTCTCCTGAGCCTCCCCAGGGACAGGGTCCTCCTCCAGCCGGCCCCCCGATGGCTCACCATGGCGCATCCCGCCAAGGTCACCACCCCCCGGCTCGCTGGGGAGActcaggtggaggaggcggctcCATAGAAGGGGATGGCTGCTTCTACGATCAGGACTACCAGGACTACGAGCCCCACCATGAACCACCTGCCTATGAGCAGAACCCCTCGCAGGGTGGCAACCCCCACCCGCATTCTCTAGCCAACCACCCGCTGCCGCCTCCTCCACAACCGCAGCCACATaacccccatcccctccctcccccccagccgCACCCTGTAaacaacccccacccccacccccaccctcaccctcaCCCTCATCCCCAGCCCCACCCTCAGCCCAGTCGCGTCTCAGCCAGGACTGCCGGCCAAGCACCGCCCCCCACCACCGCCCTGACGGGGCCAGGgccgggccagatgcagcctgCCGCCCAGCGCCGCTTGCCCAACGGCTACCGCTCTTCATCGCCATCCACACATCCCCATGGACCTCCGCACACGGGGCCTCACAAGGTGCCCCCTCCAGCCGGCCATCCTAGAGGTCCCCGCAAGGGCCTGCATGAACCGTACAGCGAGACGGAGGACGATGACTGGTGCTAG